Part of the Leptodactylus fuscus isolate aLepFus1 chromosome 6, aLepFus1.hap2, whole genome shotgun sequence genome, ACGTGTCCAAACTTCCTTGTACGTTGAGCATATCCGCTGTTCCTAGACTGCACATCTCCGGGGCTGTATATGGCAGATGTTCAGGCATCGATTCAACAGATGTTCCAGCTTTGCACGAGAGACCAAAGTCGGTCAGCTTAACCTTCCGACATTCTTGATCGAAGATGAGAATATTTTCAGGTTTTATGTCGCGATGGACAAGTCCTTTCTTGTGCATGTACTCTAGAGCGCTGGCGAGTTGGATGGCGCACCGTTTAACTGTAGTTTCTGGCAATCCAATCTGTGAAGGGCagaaaattggggtaagttgaaaaaaaaaattacaaaaacatcaTAGAACCGAATATCGCAATGGGAATTATTGTAGCCTAATTAGTCAAAACAAAATGTTCTCCCATACTGAGTTTTCTTTTTGTCAGAGCAACAATTTTTGTGATCAAATTGTAGAAAATGTTAGATGAATGTCATAGAAAAAAGTGGTCAAGGCCACCATATTGCAGATTTAAAGCTTACCCTCAAGGTTGAGAGTACAACTGTTCATAAATAGTACAAgtggatataagaaactttgtagtatatcttactatagaaaaatgcttctttctccatttttcAGGTTGCTTTCCTCCCCTGCCTTCTTAAATTGGTTTTTATATCTACAAAAAGTTCTACTAACCAAGAGAAATTTAAAGGTtcatcttacgctaggttcacattgtcgctttttctttctttcaggaAACCCAAACAACAAAAGGGTGGACTGGTACAACAATGGTTACGCACGGAGCCCGGCAGatcccatcgactataatgggatccgtcaaGGTTCAGGCGCCTTGAAacaaaaatcagcagagaaaaacatCCTCTGTTAAGGACTCTTTTTTCTGCCAATTTTTGGCGGACTGTACAGCGaagtctccaatgcagatgtaaacctagccttatatTTGCTAAAAACACACATGGACGTGTTGGGATAATAATCTGTGGACTGATAAATTGATTGTGGAACTTTTTGGAAGGCGAGGGTCCTGTTACATGCattccacaataagaaaatcctaCCAATAGTCAAACAGGTTGTTGCTACCGAAGGTGTTAAAGTTTTTGGCGAAATTAGTTTTTCACCTTTGGTATTTTTAGGTGAATTTAAGGGAACCTCTTAGGACTTTTTGAGGACACCAAACCCACCCACAAGTCTTTAGGGACCAGCGGTTTAGCGTTCCCACTATCCCTCTGTTAATTCCGTCCGTGGTGGGATTAAAAGAAAAAGATCATCTATATTAACCCAACTCTGGTTCTACTGTTGCCTGTGCATTTGGGGTAGTACCTCACCTTTGGTGCACATGCGCTGGACCTTGGGTAGATGTACAGTGAGGCTTTGGTGCATTTCTCTGGCTTCAGTAAAGAGGTACATaagagatgagtccaatgagcCTCTTCTCTAGGTATAAGACTGTTTATGTCTTTGTGGTCGCGATCTTTTGGCAGCGTACTTTGACGTGGTATCCGCCTcacaatccgctgccaaaaatggctcccattgactgcaatgggagctgcttgctcattcctttgggcctaatccaaagcggaatgccgcgactggatgccagtttgCAGCACCTGCATCCCATTTCGGCTAGCTGCGCAGAATGTTCACAAGCGGAATGCAAATTACCCTTACCCTTAGCCACTGGCCCATCGGGACCTGAGGTTTGTTTAGTGCCCCTATTATCCCTGATGTCCCCATCAGATGATCATTAAAAACTATCACAGCATGTGTTTACTCGGAGATCCCATGTGTCCCAATGACTTGAGCAATTGTTTGTTTTCCAACAGCAGAACCAAAGATCCAGCGGTAAAGTTTTCtattattgtgtttttttcatctACTTAACACAAATTGCTATTGAAACCAAATACGTTGTTAAAGTATAATCTCATTCTTTTGATGACATACCTGAGGCTTCATGAGAGAGAAGAGATTATCGTGCGCCAGCTCTTGAGCAAATATGTAATGTCTCTCCGTCTGAAAGGCAATTCCAAAGGTGCTAATAATGCACGGGTGAGTAGATAGACATAGAGACAAGCAATACTCGATTAGGAAATTGTGAAGATCCGTATTGTTTTTCTGCATGAACTTCAGAGCCATTAAATTTCctaaaaatggaagaaaaataaATAGTTATAGAATTCTTTTATGTATAAGCCATTTCTGAGAAAATGATGGATATAATTCGTAGAGTTTTGGGTATGTGTAGGGATAAGCGCCATTACATGGGCTAATCCACACGGAATAAGTCGTAGCCACGTTTATCTGCAGAGACACCAAAATTTATACTAGCAGAAATTTGTAACCAATTAAAATTTAGTCAATTTTGCAAATATAGgcaaaaaattttgcaaaattttctCTAGACTTTCTTAGTGGTCTTTTGTATTGATAGATTGTCAATGGCTAAGACCAcggatgcaggaactttctaacaATTTTTACTTTTGTGTTGATTATTGTTAAAGTATTTATTAGATGAAAGTAATGACTGATACTGAATGTTTCACAAATTTCGTAAGTTGTTCTTAAATTGcttttttgtgggttttggccatatttatttttttataatgtgTTTTTATACTAATTTTTGTTCGCATAAGCTGTACGATTCCATACGAATTCTATATGTTGCAAATTATGAGCATTTTACCAAATTGAATAAAACCCCAAAATGCAACGCAAACTTCAAAATAGCAAAATATTGTTATATGTTTCTTGGGTTAGATGGGTTTAAAGGGGGTGCTTATTAGGGCACATGAATATAGCAGAGGGCGGTGCCCCAATCCATAGAGAGGAATTATGGCAGTTCTCAACTTTTTGTATACCTCCAATTATACAACAgcctttcataaatgaatagtatgggtgaatataagaaacattgcTATATATATGATTTAAGTAATATGTTCCCTTCTCAATTTACCAGGCTGATATACTTTTTCacatagaattctatggagaggggagaggagaggaggaggctgctggaaaagacgcaATGCTAAACCGTGAGTGAGAGAGTTCTTCTGATACTATTGTACTTCAAGATAAGACTTTACCACTGTCCAGAATGAGGGAATAAAGCAAttaacagtctccccctcccctctccatagaaggaatcatacctctttaataatatatactacaaagtttcttatattccacTGTACTAATCATTTATGGAAAGTGGCTTTATAATCGGAGATAGGCTTGTGCTAAGTTGTATCCTAAtggttatagtatatatatatatatatatatatatatatatatatatatatatatataaaactttgcACATTATGATACATTTCTTGCCATATCTTCTCTTATACCTTTTGTTTGGTTTAAGGCAAGCAGGACATGTCCATAAGAACCGCTGCCCAGTTCCTTCATGATGACGTAGTTATCTTCAACCTTGATCATGGGAAGATTTTGGGAAGTGTGAAGGAGCATTTCTTCCAGATAGTTCTCATTCCACCTTATTTCATTGAGGTTCATTTTTCTTAGATGATCTGTATTAGGATAAAATGATACAATTGGTTAATAATGTGAATGAATAATGGTAGTGTGGAGTTGGACCCATCCTTGGGCTATAAAAGTGACCAATATTTGTCATGAATCTCTAATGGAAGGCAGTCATTACATGCAGCTTTAGGTTATGGCTATATGACGAATTTGGTCATACGACCCAAAAAAATTTCTGCCTGCTATCTATGTGGTGTTTGCACCTAACACTGTGACTGTTTCTACTGCTGCACCCAACTAGCAACAGATCTGTTAAAGGAAATTATTTCTTGAAGAATAATCATAGTTTTAATATGACATGAAGTTAGACCCTCTTATAGAATGGAAACTGTGGTCCTTTACATGGTAATTCAACTCACAGGAAGCCTTAGCAGCATCAAAACAAAGGTGCTGTGCAGAGCTTATCAAGATGGTGAAAAGTGTTGTGGCATTATTTGGATACCATACAGACACACAAGGATACACTTCTGAATTTTAAAGTTCAGAAAAAGATTAAAGACTTCTCAAAGATAAATTTATCAGGCCCAAAATACCATTGACCATTTATTAAGCGGCACAGAGATGCAGTACTAGATGCAGCCCGCagacaggagtggtgctgtttctgagtGAAAAAAGGTAACCATTTTCTCCATTGTCATAGaattttatatacactgtctaccaataagtatttggacttaCATTtcttcctattcaatagttggtagtccccagcagatgcttccttacggatggtattgagcgacacaatccTCCTgggtgcctggtgaaactcctggtgtatgtgagccatcggttgggtgcggtttctctggccagcactcattgGTCTCtagctcccagtttcgggggtctgccgactcggggcacattctgacaatcacagttcatcttccacttcgtaatcacacagGTCACTGACgatttggggtaattcagttcgcttgatatgtcccttaaggatcgaccatttctgtggtacttgacaattacccctttctcgaaatcggacaactctgcaattTGTGGcatgcatgcgactaatgccaatgctgtttcctatttaatggtgaaAGGCGTGACGTagatcacgaccgcagatatcttcatttgcatgggggtGCAAATATTTGTTGGTACACAGTGTATGCACATAAATACATTCAGGCTTGCAGACATCTTCAGTGAAAGTCACAGGTAAGCTTACAGATAGGATCCATCATGTTATCATATTGTGAATTAGAGCTTCAAGTTTTGCAGCTGAAGCATCTACCCAGTTCTTAGTATTGTTGGGTACAACATTCAGTGTAAATGAGTCTGATTCCTAGAAGTGACACTGGAGAAGGGTAAACTTCTGCTCCTCTCCTGACTTGTTCCAGTGGTTCCCAGGACAGAATCATCGATTCGATGTTCCTTATCTGTTCCTGCTACGAAGAAAAATTGTAATTGGGCATAACAAAGGATCGGAACAACTATAGGCATGCCCAGAAGATCTAAACTCTCCTGTTCATATCAGTGAGAAGATAGGCGGTCTTTGTATGAATCAACAAACAGCACTGCCAGTGGAATGTCTCTGGGCGTGGCCAAAAACTTGCAAGCAGATAGATCCCACCCATGAGTAACCAATGCATGTTCCCAAGGAAGGACTAAGAGTGTAAGCACACCTACGAGACGGAAAACTGCTGGTGGAATGACATTGAGATAGAAGGAGTTATAGGTTGTCTACATAGGTGAAGGATGACTCCACACTTCTTTGATCGATCTTAAGTCTCTGTTGTAGTTGCCAAGTAAAAAGATACCGCCCATGAGCAACCAGTGCACGCTCCCATGAAAGCAAGCCAGATAAACAAGGTTTGGCCAAAAGCTTGCAAGCAGGAAGACGCCACCCCTGAGCAACCAGTGTACGCTCCCAGTGGCAGAAGAGCCAAGATGGGGAAGGATTAAGGGTGCAAGCACGCCAAACACATAGAATCCTGCTGGTGGAATGACTCTGGGTATGTTTAAGAACTTGAATCTCCCCAGCTTATATCGACTGAGATAGAAGGTGTACTGTAGGTGGTCTATACAGGATGGCCCCAAACATCTTTACCTGTGGCACAAATTTTTAACTCTTTCAATGGATTTCCATTGCAAATTATACACAATGCACATGAAGGTACATGCACATGGTGCCAATTACGCACGGATTTACTAAAATATGCAAGTGAACTCTGCAACAATCTGTGGATCTGTCAGTGAAATCCAATGGAA contains:
- the LOC142208895 gene encoding serine/threonine-protein kinase SBK1-like isoform X2 is translated as MNLNEIRWNENYLEEMLLHTSQNLPMIKVEDNYVIMKELGSGSYGHVLLALNQTKGNLMALKFMQKNNTDLHNFLIEYCLSLCLSTHPCIISTFGIAFQTERHYIFAQELAHDNLFSLMKPQIGLPETTVKRCAIQLASALEYMHKKGLVHRDIKPENILIFDQECRKVKLTDFGLSCKAGTSVESMPEHLPYTAPEMCSLGTADMLNVQGSLDTWSFGVLLYCVLTGYFPWTLAVLADKNFVQYSKWHRSSKIFRLPNQWNTFSREGLEMLKNLLVPDPSKRCASTEVIKYVKLPWKTCLNANKYKKMR
- the LOC142208895 gene encoding serine/threonine-protein kinase SBK1-like isoform X1, yielding MSAGQRNRTQPMAHIHQEFHQAPRRIVSLNTIRKEASAGDYQLLNRKKYHLRKMNLNEIRWNENYLEEMLLHTSQNLPMIKVEDNYVIMKELGSGSYGHVLLALNQTKGNLMALKFMQKNNTDLHNFLIEYCLSLCLSTHPCIISTFGIAFQTERHYIFAQELAHDNLFSLMKPQIGLPETTVKRCAIQLASALEYMHKKGLVHRDIKPENILIFDQECRKVKLTDFGLSCKAGTSVESMPEHLPYTAPEMCSLGTADMLNVQGSLDTWSFGVLLYCVLTGYFPWTLAVLADKNFVQYSKWHRSSKIFRLPNQWNTFSREGLEMLKNLLVPDPSKRCASTEVIKYVKLPWKTCLNANKYKKMR